ATGAGACCTTCTATAAGAAAAATCGTTTACTCACATTGCGAAAAGTATTAGAAGAACACACTTATACGAATCGAGTGGAAGATTTATTCAATATTATTAATCTACCTTACGAAAAATATGAAGCGAGTGCCACATTAGTAGGGATTGTACGAAGTAAAGCTGATTACAAAAAATTAATCGCGATATACAATAAACAAGGAATTAAACATAAAAAGCTAGTAATCTTACTCGATTTGTTTGATGGTTATTTAGACATATTTAATCAAAACAATCATGGTGAAGTAAAAACCTACCTAATTGATTACTGCCATCATTACTTTAGCTTGAATGATCTTGTGGATTCAAATTATATTGCTCCAATTAATCTAGATCATTACTATGGAGAAAATTATTTAAGAGATTTAATGTTAGCTACTAAGTATACGAATGATACGATTATTGCTAAAGGCAATGGAAATAGCTATAACTACGTAAATGATTGTCATATTGACGAAGCATTAATTTGCAAAAAGGCGACTAGATTTCTTCATCCAAATGAATTTATAAAGCTATTAGATCATAAATCTTCAATTGGACATTTTTCAAAAGCGGGTGTTCAATTTTTTGAAATTGATGAGTTTAATTTTTATCGAGATGCCTATGAACAAGCCATTAGCCGAGACAAAATTGAGAGTATTTTAGTATAAGGAGCTGTTTTTATGAAACTGGCGATTATAGGGCATGATTTAAAATTTATTAACGAAGCGATAAAGAGGTTTGAAGCTAGGAGTGACATAGAAATAAAAATAGATTTATGGGAAGGCCATACAATTCATCAAGTTGGTAAAAGCTTAGAAATCGTTAATTGGGCGGATGTTCTTTTTTGCGAGTGGGGACTTGGAAATGTCATTTGGTATCAGGAGCATAAAAAGGATCATCAAGTGTTAATTGTTAGAATGCATCGTTTTGAAATGAATACTCCTTTTCCAGAACGATTTGATTTTACGAAGATTGATAAGATTATTGCAATTTCTTCTTATATATATGAGGAGTTCCATCGTGTTGCAAAAATTCCTAGAGAAAAGATGATTGTCATTCAAAATGGTGTTGATGTTGGTCGATTCCATTTGCCTAAGCAATATGATGCAGATTTTCGAATTGGATTACTTGGTTATGTACCGAAGTTAAAACGATTGGATCGGGCGCTTGAGATATTTGAAAAGTTATACGAAAAAGATAACCGATATACTCTTTCGATAAAAGGAAAGCATCCGAAAGAGTTTCCGTGGGTTTGGAATAATCAACAAGAGCAGGATTATTATACAAGTTTATTTCGAAAAATTGAGAAATCCCACTATCGTAATCAAGTTCAGTTTGAAGAGTGGGGAGATTCAGCGGAATGGCTCGAGTCGATTGGTTATGTCTTATCAGTTAGCGATTATGAAAGTTTTCACTTAGCACCCGTTGAAGGGATGGCTTCTTGCGCTGTGCCAATTGTATTAAATCGTGAAGGGGCTCGTACGATATTCCCTGATGAGTATATTTTCGAATCACTGGATCAAGCAGCGCAGTACATTGCGGATAGTAGAAAAGGATCTAGGAAAGAACTAGTTGAATTTGTGAAGGAAAATTACTGTATGGATAAAATGTGTTCAGAGATTTTGAGTCTCATTGATGAGTTACAAGTAAAATTAGTTCATTAAGTTTTCAGAGCACAGTGAATTCTTGAGTAGAAGGAACTGTGCTTTTTTCTTCTATTATTAGTTACTTCGAGTATGAATGATTTCAAAATGTGGGAAACTAAGTGTATAGAATCGAATAATAACTATAAAGAACTTATTAGGGATTTAGAAGATTAATTTTTACAATTAGTCATGTAAATAGAGGAATAAATGGTATTTTCAATGGGAAAAAATGTCTTTATTTCCTCAGTTAAGATACAATAGATAGATACATATTTCAATAAGCCGATTTGTTTTGAAAGGGGAAAGAATTTTGACTGTTAAAGTAATGACAATTTTTGGAACAAGACCAGAAGCGATTAAGATGGCGCCACTAGTGCTTGAGCTTGCTAAACATCCTGATCAAATAGAATCCATTGTGACGGTTACAGCTCAGCATCGCCAAATGTTGGATCAAGTTCTTGAAATTTTTGAAATCACACCTAATTATGATTTAAATATAATGAAGGATCGCCAAACTTTAATCGATGTAACAACACGAGGTTTGGAAGGTTTAAATAAGATTATGCAAGAAGTAAAACCGGACATTGTATTAGTTCATGGTGATACGACAACTACTTTTATTGCTAGTCTTGCAGCTTTTTATAATCAAATTGCTATTGGTCATGTTGAAGCTGGTTTACGTACTTGGGACAAGTATTCACCATATCCAGAAGAAATGAACCGTCAATTAACTGGTGTTATGGCAGATTTGCATTTTTCTCCTACGACAAAATCAGCACAAAATTTGTTAGCTGAAAATAAAAAGGAAGAAACGATTTTTATTACTGGTAATACTGCGATCGATGCACTTAAAACAACTGTAAAAGAAGAGTATTCGCATCCTGTTCTTGACCAGATTGGGAATGACAGATTAGTCTTAATGACTGCACATCGTCGTGAAAATTTAGGGGAACCAATGAGAAATATGTTTAAAGCGATTAAGCGCTTAGTCGAAAAACATAGCGATATTCAAGTTGTATATCCTGTACACATGAATCCTGTTGTTCGCGAAATTGCAAATGAAGTTTTAGGAAATGATACTCGAATTCATTTAATCGAGCCACTAGATGTGATTGATTTCCATAACTTTGCTGCGAGATCACATTTAATTCTAACTGATTCTGGTGGTGTACAAGAAGAGGCACCATCATTAGGCGTACCAGTACTTGTTTTACGTGATACGACAGAACGCCCTGAAGGAATTGATGCGGGTACATTAAAGCTTGCTGGAACTGACGAAGAAGTCATTTTCTCGTTAGCTGACGAACTGTTATCGGATGAAGAGGCACATGCAAAAATGTCTAAAGCATCTAATCCATATGGAGACGGCGAAGCTTCTAGAAGAATTGTTGAAGTCATTATTCAACATTTTAATCATAAAACAAAGTAATCATGTGCAAGGAAAGGCTATCTTTGAAAACTATTCAAGGATAGTCTTTTTCGATTAAAAGAACTTGAATTTTTATCTCATCAAGAACGATAGGCATGTATTCGTTTTTAAAGTAAACTAGATTTATAGTCTTTCAATTCTATATAATGGTTTAGCCATTCAATAAAGGGGTCTAATGATTAAACTTTAGGAGTGATGAATATGAAGAAAGTCAGAAAAGCGATTATTCCAGCTGCGGGCCTTGGTACGCGATTTTTACCTGCAACAAAAGCCATGCCGAAAGAAATGCTACCGATCGTAGATAAGCCAACCATTCAATACATCGTTGAAGAAGCGATTGAATCGGGTATAGAAGATATTATTATTGTAACCGGTAAAGGTAAGCGTGCGATTGAAGACCATTTTGATCGAGCATTTGAGTTAGAAAAAACTTTATATGAGAAAGAAAAGTACTCTCTTTTAGAAGAAGTAAAAATTCCTTCAAATATTGAGATTCATTATATACGTCAAAAGGAACCAAGAGGATTAGGTCACGCAGTTTGGTGTGCACGCAATTTTATTGGAGATGAACCATTTGCGGTTTTACTTGGTGATGATATCGTTGATGGAGAAGTTCCGGCTTTAAAGCAATTAATTGATCAATACCATATAACTTACTCATCAGTTATTGGTGTTCAACCTGTAGCTAGTGAAGAGACTCATCGATACGGTATTGTTGACCCATTATTACAAAATGGTAGAAGATACGAAGTAAAGAATTTTGTTGAAAAGCCAGCTCCTGGAACAATTGATTCGAACTTAGCCATTTTGGGTAGATATGTACTGACACCAGAAATATTTATGTTTTTAGAAGAACAAAATATTGGTACTGGCGGAGAAATTCAATTAACTGATGCAATTCAAAAATTAAATCGAATTCAACGTGTATTCGCTTATGATTTTGAAGGAACAAGATATGATGTAGGTGAAAAACTAGGATTTATAAAAACAAACATTGAATTTGCATTAAAAAAAGAAGAAATAAGAGAAGACTTGATTCAATATTTAAAAAAGATTCTTTCAGTAGAAGTTCAGCTTTAATCAGTACAAATAAAAACGACTAAACCTTTTGTTAGTAAAACAAAGTTTAGTCGTTTTTGTTTTCGAAATGGTTTAATTTAGTTAATCATTCAACGTCCTTGTTAGCTTGTTGAATGTAATAGTTCAATGTTTTTTCAAGACCTTCATACAAAGTGTAGGCTGGTTGCCAATTTAATAATGAGTGTATTTTTTCGTTTGTTAAATAGCTATCACGAATATCGCCACTTCGTTCATCTTGGTATTGAACTTCAATTTTTCGGTTAAGAATTTGTTCTGTAACCTCTAATAATGTATTTAAAGATGTTTTTACGTTTGTACCAACATTACATACATCATTTGCTGGTTTTTCACCTGCATTGAAGTTTGCTGAAGCAACATCTTCTACGTAGATATAATCTCTAGTTTGCTCGCCGTCTCCGAAAACCGTAAAGGTAGAATTTGATATGATTTTATCCATCAGAATACTAATAACTCCACCTTCACCTTTTGGATCTTGGCCAATACCATATACATTGGCATATCTAAGAATAGTAAAAGGGATTTCATATAATTGATGGTATACATTTATGTAATATTCAGGTGTTAATTTTGAAATGCCATAAAAAGAAATAGGGTGTTTTTGATGATTCTCATCCACTCCTAAATAGACCGGATTACCATAAACAGCTGCTGAAGAAGCATAGACAAGTGTTACTTCTTTTTCTTCTTTTAGTTTGCGTACAGCCTCTAATAAATTGATTGTACCTAAAATATTAATTTTTGCGTCTTCTAAAGGATTTTGGATTGAAAATTGAATATCGATTTGTGCTGCGTGATGATTGATGATATCTGGTTTTTCTTTAAGTACGATATCAATAAATTTAGAATTACAAATTCTCTCTTCGTAAAAAGTAACATTTGGTGGAAGAGTAGTTATGTTTCCACTTGAAAGATCATCTACAACTACAACTTGGTAACCTTTGTCTATATACATTTTTACAAGATTTGAACCAATAAAACCAGCACCGCCTGTAATTAAGATCTTTTTCATAAAACTTCTCCTTAAATAATGGACTAGCAATCATAGACTTCTTTATATTTTAACTAAAATTATGATATTAATTTTACCATAGTAATACAAACTAGACCATGTAAAATAACTAGTACGGTAGGGCTATCATTATTTAATTAAAGTTTGAATTAATCTTTTAGCTGATTGACCGTCTTGATATTTGTTAAATCGATGATTAAATTCAGCTACTTTTTGAAGATCATAGTTACCTTCTTTTATAATGTTAATGATTTCATCCGTTGTTCTGACAATCGGTCCTGGAACAAATTCATCATAATCATAGAAAAAGCTTCTTTCATCTAAGTATTCTTCAAGGTCATATGCATAAAAGATCATTGGTCGCTCCAAAATTGCATACTCAAATACAAGTGATGAGTAATCACTGATTAGTATATCTGTAAGATAAAGTACTTCATTCATATCATGATTCCCTAAATCAATGACAAAGTCTTTTGCTTCTTGTGGAATGACAATCGCTTTTTTTACGGCTGGATGTAGTTTAAGGACTAGTACATACTCATCTTGAAGGTTATTGGCCATTTGGATTAGATTTAATTGTAAATTAAAATTCTTTCGCTCTTTAGGACTACCTCTAAATGTAGGAGCATAAGTAATAATTTTTTTGCCTTTCAACATTGGATACTTATTAAAATAGTTATTTTTTACTGACTCTAACATCTCGTCATTATAAAAAAAGTCGGTTCTTGGTAATCCTAAGGCTAAAACCTTCGATTCAGGAACGTTAAATGCCTCTGCATAAAAAGGAATAATCTCATCGCAAGAAACGATCACATTGGAATAGGAAGTATGTGCTTTTATTTCAAAATCCTTACTATTACTATCTTTATAGCCTACTGCGCTAAGTCCAAATTTTTTGAAGGCTCCACACGCATGCCATACTTGAATGATTTTCGTATCTTTTCGTAAATTTACATTATAAAGAGGTCTGTGATAATCATTCAGTATGACATATTTAGCACGTCCAAAATCATAATACATTTTACATAACTCAGAGAAATTACGCTTTCTAATAAAATGACCAATAATTTTGTACTCTGGTTTTGTTTTAATCAGTTCTTCGTATATAAAATAATAAGAGTCTTGAAGTCCAGTTGATTTATTTGAAGCAAATATAATCTCATCTTTCATTGGTAGCATTTTTGCAAAATTTAGGACAACCCGTCTAGCGAAGGCACTTTTTAGCCGACTTGAGAATTTGTTTTTCCTTTTTTTATTTGCTTTCATTCTAACCAGGCTATTAATCGGAGATAAACTATTTTTTCTGACGGCCTCCAAACAAGAATTAACCTCTTGTTTAAATTTAGAAGTTATTAATTGATGAGCCATTTCTGGATTTAATCTTTCTTCCCAAACCTTTAGTAAGTCTAAATGAATTCGTTTTGCTTCTGGACTCATAAAATGATATCGATTAACGAATTCGTAGGATAGAATCCGAGGGATAGCTGGGATTTTGTTATAAAGATGAATATCAATTTTATTTACAAATTCCAAAAAAAGTTTTAAACTCTCAACTTGGGTCTCAGTGTCCATACTTCGAATCGCGCTGTTAACTGCTGGCCATATATCTGCCATTACGATTCTTTGGTAGTAATGCGCTTTTAATTGATTGCGTTCAAATTTGTTTACAACATATTGATCCCAAAGAGGATCGGAAATTGAAAGACTCTTTAAAATATCATTTATGACCTTAACAGAATTAACTCTGACAATTTGAGATAAAGAAATATTATCTTCATCTTCTCTAGAACGATAGTAATAAATAACTTTATCAACGGTGAAAATTCGATTGGCCTTTAAGTATGCTTCTATTATAAAAGGATGGTCCTCGGTTACTTTAATGTTTTTAGGAAAATTGATATTTTTGACGTGGGTAGCTTTAAAAAGTTTATTACAAGGTCCAAGAGAATAGAGTAGTCCAGGGGTTGAGATTAATGACTTTTCTCCAGGTATATTTACTCCATTACTAACATGACTGCCAATAAACCATTTTTGAGTACTATTAAAGCTTAAAGATTGCCCTGTAACAACATCTGCATTTTCATCAATTGCTGCTTGGTACATTGCTTCGATTGCATCGTGAGGTAATAAATCATCAGAATCGACAAAGCCGATATACTCACCTCTAGCAATCTTCTTTCCATTATTTCTAGCAGTACCAGGTCCGCTATTATCTTGAATTCCTAATACAATATTAGGATAATCTTTTGCATATTGTTTTATTAATTCAACACTTTGATCACTTGAACCATCGTCTACAAATATAATTTCGATATTTTTAAGTGATTGATTAACTAAGGATGAACAGGTTACTTCAATATATTCCTCTACATTGTATACAGGGATGATTAAACTAACTTTAACGTCCTTTAAATCAGGGTTGATTATTAATTCAAAACTCATCAATTTTTCCTCATTTCAAACGATTAAATAAAAGTTTATTTATTAGTTAAAAGTAATTTTGTCAAAACTATTGGAAATTATTCCTTCTTAAAGGATTTATGCATAGGGTAAATTAAAGAAAAGGCAAGTAATCAATAAATCCACGGATTTAAATGCTTACTTGCCTTTCATAAATTATTTAATTAGCGTTTCTACGAATCTTTCTGAAGCTCGTCCATCAGCTATTTCATTGAAACGTTGGTTGAATTCTTTCACTTTATTTAAGTCAAACTGATCTTTTTGGATTAAATCGATAATCTCATTTGTAGTTGAAGTAATTGGACCTGGTACAAAATCATGATAATCATAGAAGAAACTTCTTTCTTTCATGTAGTTCTCATAATCATATGCAAAGAAAATAACAGGTCTTTCAAGTAATGTATACTCAAATAATAAAGAAGAATAGTCACTGATTAAAATATCTGTCATTAATAATACTTCATTAATATTCTCATTACCTAAATTCAATACAAAATCACGTGCAGATTCAGGGATTTTTACATTATTTGTAACTGCTGGATGCAACTTTAGAACAAGTACATAATCTTCCCCTAATTTTTCTTGCATTGCAGCTAAATCAAGTTCCAAATGGAACGTTTTTCGATCTCTTGGGTTTCCACGGAATGTTGGAGCATAAGTAATAATTTTTTTATCTTTTAACTTTGAAAATCTATTTAGGAATTTTCTACGAACATACTCCTTTGTTTCATCGTCAAAGAAAAGGTCAGTTCTAGGTAATCCTAAAGGTAGAACATTTTTTGGATCAATATCAAATGCCTCAGCGTAATGAGGTACAACTTCATTCGTTGAAACAACAACTTTTGTATAAGGTTTGTGAGCATTTGTTTCAAACTGTTTTGGATTACTATCTGCAAAACCTACTGCACTATGTCCAAACTTTTTAAATGCACCACAAGCATGCCACATTTGAATAACTTCTGTTTCTTTTCTAAAATTCATTTTATAAATTTGGCGGTGATAGTCGTTTAGAATAATATATTTAGCACGGCCAAATTGGTAGTATGTTTT
This genomic interval from Gottfriedia acidiceleris contains the following:
- the galU gene encoding UTP--glucose-1-phosphate uridylyltransferase GalU, yielding MKKVRKAIIPAAGLGTRFLPATKAMPKEMLPIVDKPTIQYIVEEAIESGIEDIIIVTGKGKRAIEDHFDRAFELEKTLYEKEKYSLLEEVKIPSNIEIHYIRQKEPRGLGHAVWCARNFIGDEPFAVLLGDDIVDGEVPALKQLIDQYHITYSSVIGVQPVASEETHRYGIVDPLLQNGRRYEVKNFVEKPAPGTIDSNLAILGRYVLTPEIFMFLEEQNIGTGGEIQLTDAIQKLNRIQRVFAYDFEGTRYDVGEKLGFIKTNIEFALKKEEIREDLIQYLKKILSVEVQL
- a CDS encoding GDP-mannose 4,6-dehydratase, encoding MKKILITGGAGFIGSNLVKMYIDKGYQVVVVDDLSSGNITTLPPNVTFYEERICNSKFIDIVLKEKPDIINHHAAQIDIQFSIQNPLEDAKINILGTINLLEAVRKLKEEKEVTLVYASSAAVYGNPVYLGVDENHQKHPISFYGISKLTPEYYINVYHQLYEIPFTILRYANVYGIGQDPKGEGGVISILMDKIISNSTFTVFGDGEQTRDYIYVEDVASANFNAGEKPANDVCNVGTNVKTSLNTLLEVTEQILNRKIEVQYQDERSGDIRDSYLTNEKIHSLLNWQPAYTLYEGLEKTLNYYIQQANKDVE
- a CDS encoding glycosyltransferase, giving the protein MKLAIIGHDLKFINEAIKRFEARSDIEIKIDLWEGHTIHQVGKSLEIVNWADVLFCEWGLGNVIWYQEHKKDHQVLIVRMHRFEMNTPFPERFDFTKIDKIIAISSYIYEEFHRVAKIPREKMIVIQNGVDVGRFHLPKQYDADFRIGLLGYVPKLKRLDRALEIFEKLYEKDNRYTLSIKGKHPKEFPWVWNNQQEQDYYTSLFRKIEKSHYRNQVQFEEWGDSAEWLESIGYVLSVSDYESFHLAPVEGMASCAVPIVLNREGARTIFPDEYIFESLDQAAQYIADSRKGSRKELVEFVKENYCMDKMCSEILSLIDELQVKLVH
- a CDS encoding bifunctional glycosyltransferase/CDP-glycerol:glycerophosphate glycerophosphotransferase, which codes for MSFELIINPDLKDVKVSLIIPVYNVEEYIEVTCSSLVNQSLKNIEIIFVDDGSSDQSVELIKQYAKDYPNIVLGIQDNSGPGTARNNGKKIARGEYIGFVDSDDLLPHDAIEAMYQAAIDENADVVTGQSLSFNSTQKWFIGSHVSNGVNIPGEKSLISTPGLLYSLGPCNKLFKATHVKNINFPKNIKVTEDHPFIIEAYLKANRIFTVDKVIYYYRSREDEDNISLSQIVRVNSVKVINDILKSLSISDPLWDQYVVNKFERNQLKAHYYQRIVMADIWPAVNSAIRSMDTETQVESLKLFLEFVNKIDIHLYNKIPAIPRILSYEFVNRYHFMSPEAKRIHLDLLKVWEERLNPEMAHQLITSKFKQEVNSCLEAVRKNSLSPINSLVRMKANKKRKNKFSSRLKSAFARRVVLNFAKMLPMKDEIIFASNKSTGLQDSYYFIYEELIKTKPEYKIIGHFIRKRNFSELCKMYYDFGRAKYVILNDYHRPLYNVNLRKDTKIIQVWHACGAFKKFGLSAVGYKDSNSKDFEIKAHTSYSNVIVSCDEIIPFYAEAFNVPESKVLALGLPRTDFFYNDEMLESVKNNYFNKYPMLKGKKIITYAPTFRGSPKERKNFNLQLNLIQMANNLQDEYVLVLKLHPAVKKAIVIPQEAKDFVIDLGNHDMNEVLYLTDILISDYSSLVFEYAILERPMIFYAYDLEEYLDERSFFYDYDEFVPGPIVRTTDEIINIIKEGNYDLQKVAEFNHRFNKYQDGQSAKRLIQTLIK
- the wecB gene encoding non-hydrolyzing UDP-N-acetylglucosamine 2-epimerase yields the protein MTIFGTRPEAIKMAPLVLELAKHPDQIESIVTVTAQHRQMLDQVLEIFEITPNYDLNIMKDRQTLIDVTTRGLEGLNKIMQEVKPDIVLVHGDTTTTFIASLAAFYNQIAIGHVEAGLRTWDKYSPYPEEMNRQLTGVMADLHFSPTTKSAQNLLAENKKEETIFITGNTAIDALKTTVKEEYSHPVLDQIGNDRLVLMTAHRRENLGEPMRNMFKAIKRLVEKHSDIQVVYPVHMNPVVREIANEVLGNDTRIHLIEPLDVIDFHNFAARSHLILTDSGGVQEEAPSLGVPVLVLRDTTERPEGIDAGTLKLAGTDEEVIFSLADELLSDEEAHAKMSKASNPYGDGEASRRIVEVIIQHFNHKTK